Proteins co-encoded in one Arthrobacter sp. ERGS1:01 genomic window:
- a CDS encoding non-heme iron oxygenase ferredoxin subunit — MAETSAPAGVVVCQDGDVEVKSALLVEIDDIPVAIVRDSYGELHAIGDTCSHAEISLSEGDVEDCTIECWAHGSSFDLKTGEPLTLPAFEPVPVFALAVHGSDVYVDVTNILNGVSPQ, encoded by the coding sequence GTGGCCGAAACCTCCGCGCCCGCCGGCGTCGTGGTCTGCCAGGACGGCGACGTCGAGGTGAAGTCGGCCCTCCTGGTGGAGATCGACGACATCCCAGTTGCCATCGTCAGGGACTCCTACGGTGAGCTGCACGCCATCGGGGACACCTGCTCGCATGCGGAAATTTCGCTCAGCGAGGGCGACGTGGAGGACTGCACCATCGAATGCTGGGCACACGGCAGCTCGTTCGATTTAAAAACGGGCGAACCGCTGACGTTGCCGGCGTTCGAACCGGTGCCCGTCTTTGCCCTGGCCGTTCACGGCAGCGACGTCTACGTTGACGTCACCAACATTCTTAACGGCGTCAGCCCGCAGTAG
- a CDS encoding helix-turn-helix transcriptional regulator, translating into MSTQVDPGQMHGVDPDERTRDRVLTAVLEHGPISAAQMGTMLRLTPAAVRRHLDTLSRQGVIEVKLISNAKSGAGRPARRYVVSKQGQSEIGDDYLEIARLALSEIADVRGARGVAEFAERRFAKMEAKYRPAVDAAGSDVAARSKALATALNADRFVATSNSLNPDSAMAAEQLCQGHCPIQELATTFPEFCDAETEVFSRLLGVDVRRLSTLASGGHVCTTHVPTGRAVVRKRISVGPDSAPASKSISNHQQERP; encoded by the coding sequence ATGAGCACGCAAGTGGATCCGGGGCAGATGCATGGCGTCGACCCGGACGAGCGCACCCGCGACCGCGTCCTGACGGCCGTCCTGGAACACGGCCCCATCAGCGCAGCGCAGATGGGCACCATGCTCCGGCTGACCCCGGCCGCCGTCCGCCGGCACCTTGACACCCTGTCCCGCCAGGGCGTGATCGAGGTCAAACTGATCAGCAACGCCAAGAGCGGGGCCGGACGCCCGGCCCGCCGCTACGTTGTCTCCAAGCAGGGCCAAAGTGAAATCGGCGACGACTACCTTGAGATTGCCCGGCTTGCCCTGTCCGAGATTGCCGATGTCAGGGGAGCGCGCGGTGTGGCGGAGTTCGCCGAACGCCGCTTTGCGAAGATGGAGGCCAAGTACCGGCCCGCGGTTGACGCGGCCGGCTCCGACGTCGCCGCACGGTCCAAAGCCCTCGCAACCGCACTGAATGCCGACAGGTTCGTGGCGACGTCGAACTCCCTGAACCCTGACTCGGCCATGGCTGCCGAGCAACTGTGCCAGGGCCACTGCCCCATCCAGGAACTTGCCACCACGTTCCCCGAATTTTGCGACGCCGAAACGGAAGTCTTCTCCAGGCTCCTCGGCGTCGACGTCCGGCGGCTCTCCACCCTTGCCAGTGGCGGACACGTCTGCACGACCCACGTACCAACGGGGCGGGCGGTGGTCCGCAAGCGCATCAGCGTGGGACCGGACTCCGCCCCCGCGTCAAAGAGTATTTCCAACCATCAGCAAGAAAGGCCGTGA
- the sufC gene encoding Fe-S cluster assembly ATPase SufC: protein MSTLEIKDLHVSIETEQGVKPILKGVSLTINTGETHAIMGPNGSGKSTLASTIAGHPRYTVDSGSITLDGEDVLAMTVDQRARAGLFLAMQYPVEIPGVTMTNFLRTAKTAVDGEAPKLRTWTKDVKAAMAQLRIEPEFAERNVNEGFSGGEKKRHEILQLELLKPKFAILDETDSGLDVDALKVVSEGVNRAIDAGGLGTMLITHYTRILRYIKPDFVHVFVDGNIAEQGGPELADRLEAEGYDRYQVAETATA, encoded by the coding sequence ATGTCTACTCTGGAAATCAAGGACCTGCACGTCAGCATTGAGACCGAGCAGGGCGTCAAGCCGATCCTCAAGGGTGTCAGCCTGACCATCAACACCGGTGAGACCCACGCCATCATGGGCCCCAACGGTTCCGGCAAGTCCACCCTGGCCTCCACGATCGCCGGCCACCCGCGCTACACCGTGGACAGCGGCTCCATCACCCTCGACGGCGAAGACGTCCTGGCGATGACCGTGGACCAGCGCGCCCGCGCCGGCCTGTTCCTGGCCATGCAGTACCCGGTTGAAATCCCCGGCGTCACCATGACCAACTTCCTGCGCACCGCCAAGACCGCGGTCGACGGCGAAGCCCCCAAGCTGCGCACCTGGACCAAGGACGTCAAGGCCGCCATGGCGCAGCTGCGCATCGAGCCCGAGTTCGCCGAGCGCAACGTCAACGAAGGTTTCTCCGGTGGCGAGAAGAAGCGCCACGAGATCCTCCAGCTTGAGCTCCTGAAGCCGAAGTTCGCGATCCTCGACGAGACCGACTCCGGCCTCGACGTCGACGCACTGAAGGTTGTCTCCGAGGGCGTCAACCGCGCCATCGACGCCGGTGGACTGGGCACCATGCTCATCACCCACTACACCCGCATCCTGCGCTACATCAAGCCCGACTTCGTGCACGTCTTCGTCGATGGCAACATCGCCGAGCAGGGCGGCCCGGAACTGGCCGACCGCCTCGAAGCTGAAGGCTACGACCGCTACCAGGTTGCCGAAACGGCCACGGCCTAA
- the sufB gene encoding Fe-S cluster assembly protein SufB, whose protein sequence is MTDQLAHDVRADGAVEDATNHDILERNPELEGLGNYAFGWSDKNAVSDNARRGLSEEVVRDISAKKGEPQWMLDMRLKGLKYFDRKPMPTWGADLSGIDFDNIKYFVRSTEKQAGTWEELPEDIRNTYEKLGIPEAERNRLVGGVTAQYESEVVYHQIREDLEAQGVIFTDTDTALREHPEIFQEYFGTMIPVGDNKFASLNTAVWSGGSFVYVPPGVHVEIPLQAYFRINTENMGQFERTLIIADEGSYVHYIEGCTAPIYTSDSLHSAVVEIVVKKNARVRYTTIQNWSNNVYNLVTKRAIAHEGATMEWVDGNIGSKVTMKYPAVYLVGEHAKGETLSVAFAGEGQHQDTGSKMVHIAPNTQSSIISKSVARGGGRAAYRGLVQIREGATHSANTVRCDALLVDNISRSDTYPYVDVREDDVSMGHEATVSKVSEEQLFYLQSRGMPEDEAMAMIVRGFIEPIAKELPMEYALELNRLIELQMEGAVG, encoded by the coding sequence ATGACGGATCAACTAGCGCACGATGTACGCGCGGATGGTGCGGTGGAAGATGCCACCAACCACGACATCCTCGAAAGAAACCCGGAGCTGGAGGGCTTGGGCAACTACGCCTTCGGCTGGTCGGACAAGAACGCCGTCAGCGACAACGCCCGCCGCGGCCTGAGCGAAGAGGTCGTCCGCGACATCTCCGCCAAGAAGGGCGAGCCCCAGTGGATGCTGGACATGCGCCTGAAGGGCCTGAAGTACTTCGACCGCAAGCCCATGCCCACCTGGGGTGCAGACCTCTCCGGCATCGACTTCGACAACATCAAGTACTTCGTGCGCTCCACGGAGAAGCAGGCCGGCACCTGGGAAGAGCTTCCCGAGGACATCCGGAACACCTACGAGAAGCTGGGCATTCCGGAAGCCGAGCGCAACCGCCTGGTCGGCGGCGTCACGGCCCAGTACGAGTCCGAGGTTGTCTACCACCAGATCCGTGAGGACCTGGAAGCCCAGGGCGTCATCTTCACCGACACCGACACCGCGCTGCGCGAACACCCGGAAATCTTCCAGGAGTACTTCGGCACCATGATCCCGGTGGGCGATAACAAGTTCGCCTCGCTGAATACGGCCGTCTGGTCCGGTGGCTCCTTCGTCTACGTCCCGCCGGGCGTCCACGTGGAGATCCCGCTGCAGGCCTACTTCCGCATCAACACGGAAAACATGGGCCAGTTCGAGCGCACGCTCATCATCGCCGACGAGGGCAGCTACGTCCACTACATCGAAGGCTGCACGGCCCCGATCTACACCTCGGACTCCCTGCACTCGGCCGTCGTCGAGATCGTGGTCAAGAAGAACGCCCGCGTTCGCTACACCACCATCCAGAACTGGTCCAACAACGTGTACAACCTGGTCACCAAGCGTGCCATTGCGCACGAAGGCGCCACCATGGAATGGGTCGACGGCAACATCGGTTCCAAGGTCACCATGAAGTACCCGGCCGTCTACCTGGTGGGCGAGCACGCCAAGGGCGAGACCCTGTCGGTTGCTTTTGCCGGCGAGGGCCAGCACCAGGACACCGGTTCCAAGATGGTCCACATTGCGCCGAACACGCAGTCCTCCATCATCTCCAAGTCCGTGGCCCGTGGCGGCGGCCGTGCCGCTTACCGCGGCCTGGTCCAGATCCGCGAAGGCGCCACGCACTCGGCCAACACCGTGCGCTGCGACGCCCTGCTGGTGGACAACATCTCCCGCTCGGACACGTACCCGTACGTGGACGTTCGTGAAGACGATGTCTCCATGGGCCACGAGGCCACCGTGTCCAAGGTGAGCGAGGAGCAGCTGTTCTACCTGCAGTCCCGCGGCATGCCTGAGGACGAGGCCATGGCCATGATCGTGCGCGGCTTCATCGAGCCGATCGCGAAGGAACTGCCCATGGAATACGCGCTGGAACTGAACCGCCTGATCGAACTGCAGATGGAAGGGGCCGTCGGCTAA
- the sufD gene encoding Fe-S cluster assembly protein SufD codes for MTELKQEQATEEKVWSQGFIKGMTEEGEQLSEINPETGPLGGSAAQAHSHGGDSHGGGVGIPDSSRAGRLTSYKLADFPLITGREEDWRFTPLKRLRGLDRVGVKGQELNGAAPTVEVSKPDAVTVETVGRDDARIGTGGIPEDRVAAAAWENFTEATVVTLPAEFAGTDDDVTTLTLTGTGDTPAASHIVVHAKKFATGVVVLDHRGSAVLSENVEIVLEDGANLTVVSIQDWNDDAVHASAQHISVGRDAHVKHVVVNLGGNLLRTTPSARYTGTGGDVEMYGLYFADAGQHLEQRLFVDHSTKNCKSRVTYKGALQGDGAHAVWIGDVLIRKQAEGTDTYEMNRNLILTQGARADSVPNLEIETGMIEGAGHASATGRFDDEQLFYLQSRGIQEDVARRLVVRGFLNEVIQHIKVPALEERLRDAVERELAAGAL; via the coding sequence ATGACCGAGCTCAAGCAAGAACAAGCAACAGAAGAAAAAGTTTGGTCACAGGGATTCATCAAGGGCATGACGGAGGAGGGCGAGCAGCTTTCCGAAATCAACCCGGAGACCGGCCCGCTCGGCGGCAGCGCCGCCCAGGCCCACAGCCACGGCGGCGACAGCCACGGTGGGGGCGTCGGCATCCCGGACAGCTCCCGCGCCGGCCGGCTGACCTCCTACAAGCTGGCCGACTTCCCGCTCATCACGGGCCGTGAAGAGGACTGGCGCTTCACCCCGCTCAAGCGCCTGCGCGGCCTTGACCGCGTGGGTGTCAAGGGCCAGGAGCTCAACGGCGCCGCCCCGACGGTCGAGGTTTCCAAGCCCGACGCCGTCACGGTGGAGACCGTGGGTCGCGACGATGCCCGCATCGGCACCGGCGGCATCCCCGAGGACCGCGTTGCGGCAGCCGCGTGGGAGAACTTCACCGAGGCCACCGTTGTCACCTTGCCGGCCGAGTTTGCCGGCACGGACGACGACGTCACCACGCTGACGCTGACCGGCACGGGGGACACCCCGGCCGCCTCGCACATCGTGGTGCACGCGAAGAAGTTCGCCACCGGCGTCGTGGTCCTTGACCACCGCGGCAGCGCAGTGCTCAGCGAAAACGTCGAGATCGTCCTCGAGGACGGTGCCAACCTGACCGTCGTCAGCATCCAGGACTGGAACGACGACGCCGTGCACGCCAGTGCCCAGCACATCTCGGTGGGCCGCGACGCCCACGTCAAGCACGTCGTCGTCAACCTTGGCGGCAACCTGCTGCGCACCACGCCGTCGGCCCGCTACACCGGCACCGGTGGCGACGTGGAAATGTACGGCCTGTACTTTGCCGACGCCGGCCAGCACCTGGAGCAGCGCCTGTTCGTTGACCACTCCACGAAGAACTGCAAGTCCCGCGTCACCTACAAGGGCGCGTTGCAGGGCGACGGCGCACACGCCGTGTGGATTGGCGACGTGCTGATCCGCAAGCAGGCCGAAGGCACCGACACCTACGAGATGAACCGCAACCTGATCCTGACCCAGGGGGCCCGCGCCGATTCGGTGCCGAACCTGGAGATCGAAACGGGCATGATCGAGGGCGCCGGGCACGCAAGTGCAACGGGCCGCTTCGATGACGAGCAGCTGTTCTACCTGCAGTCGCGCGGCATCCAGGAAGACGTGGCCCGCCGTTTGGTGGTGCGCGGCTTCCTCAACGAGGTCATCCAGCACATCAAGGTTCCCGCCCTGGAAGAGCGCTTGCGCGACGCCGTGGAACGTGAGCTGGCAGCAGGGGCACTGTAG
- the ypfJ gene encoding KPN_02809 family neutral zinc metallopeptidase, giving the protein MTFNEGARLDPSQAEDQRGGSGGGMGRGGKVGLGLGGGLVVLIGALLGINPELLTGLVGDTGGQPPAIEQTAGSALGSCLTGKDANDRLDCRILGTTNSLNSFWPGYLSRYKVKYTQPRTVIFSSRVNTACGAASTDVGPFYCPADNKAYFDPSFFNELETRFGSSGGPLAQEYVVAHEFGHHVQNLIGTIGNAQRDPNGAQSAAVRTELQADCYAGIWMRYASTTPAPGSSQPFLAPLTQKDLNDALSAASSVGDDRIQQAATGRTNPESWTHGSSAQRQKWMYTGYQKADLKAWDTFAVPKV; this is encoded by the coding sequence ATGACTTTTAATGAGGGGGCGCGGCTTGATCCATCACAAGCCGAGGACCAGCGGGGCGGATCGGGCGGCGGGATGGGCCGCGGAGGCAAGGTGGGCCTTGGCCTGGGCGGCGGACTGGTGGTGCTCATCGGGGCACTGCTGGGCATCAACCCGGAACTGCTCACTGGCCTTGTAGGTGACACGGGCGGGCAGCCGCCGGCCATTGAACAGACGGCCGGTTCGGCGCTGGGATCGTGCCTGACGGGCAAGGACGCCAACGACCGGCTGGATTGCCGGATCCTGGGCACCACCAATTCGCTCAACAGCTTTTGGCCCGGCTACCTGAGCCGGTACAAGGTCAAGTACACCCAGCCCAGGACCGTGATCTTCTCCTCGCGGGTAAACACCGCGTGCGGGGCGGCAAGTACCGACGTGGGCCCGTTCTACTGCCCCGCGGACAACAAGGCCTATTTTGACCCGTCGTTCTTCAACGAGCTCGAGACCCGGTTCGGGTCCTCGGGCGGTCCGCTGGCCCAGGAATATGTGGTGGCCCACGAGTTCGGCCATCACGTGCAAAACCTCATCGGCACCATCGGCAATGCCCAGCGGGACCCCAACGGCGCCCAATCGGCCGCCGTGCGCACCGAACTGCAGGCCGATTGCTATGCCGGAATCTGGATGCGGTACGCGTCCACCACACCGGCTCCGGGCAGTTCCCAACCGTTCCTGGCGCCGTTGACCCAAAAGGACCTCAACGACGCGCTCTCCGCGGCCTCATCGGTGGGCGACGACAGGATCCAGCAGGCCGCCACGGGACGCACCAACCCCGAGTCCTGGACCCACGGCTCCAGCGCCCAACGCCAAAAATGGATGTACACGGGGTACCAGAAAGCGGACCTCAAGGCCTGGGACACCTTCGCCGTGCCCAAGGTCTAG
- a CDS encoding ABC transporter ATP-binding protein produces the protein MTQSPSPALDIVGLIKDVGPVPALDGRMKRVISNISLQAHFGAVTALLGANGAGKTTTIECAQGLQKRTGGTISLLGQDPETADAALRARVGVMLQDGGLPPSARPVALLRHLAGLYENPLDVDALVDRLGIGEFSATTIRRLSGGQKQRVALAASLLGNPDVVFLDEPSAGLDPQSRLMVFELIRELRDAGKAIVLTTHLLDDAQRLADYVYIVNHGESVTEGTVPQLLSQSTAAQTQRVMTFEAAPDLDTASLRREGLACDETRPGSYRLAGSLEPADLARFGNWCAERSVMPTSVHLASQSLEDVFLAVSQGASAALETENS, from the coding sequence GTGACACAGTCTCCCTCCCCCGCCCTGGACATTGTTGGGCTCATCAAGGATGTCGGCCCCGTCCCGGCACTTGACGGCCGCATGAAAAGGGTCATTTCCAATATTAGTCTCCAAGCCCACTTTGGTGCCGTAACGGCCCTGTTGGGTGCCAATGGAGCCGGTAAAACGACCACCATCGAGTGCGCCCAAGGTCTGCAGAAGCGCACGGGCGGCACCATTTCACTCCTGGGCCAGGACCCCGAAACCGCCGATGCGGCGCTCCGGGCCAGGGTTGGCGTCATGCTGCAGGACGGCGGCCTGCCGCCGTCGGCCCGCCCGGTGGCCCTGTTGCGCCACCTGGCCGGCCTCTACGAGAATCCGCTGGACGTGGACGCGCTGGTCGATCGGCTGGGCATTGGCGAGTTTTCCGCCACCACCATCCGCCGGCTTTCGGGCGGCCAAAAGCAGCGCGTTGCGCTGGCTGCCAGCCTGTTGGGCAACCCCGACGTCGTGTTCCTTGACGAGCCCAGTGCCGGCCTGGATCCGCAGTCCCGCTTGATGGTGTTCGAGCTGATCCGTGAACTGCGCGACGCCGGTAAGGCCATTGTGCTCACCACCCATCTACTCGACGACGCCCAACGCCTGGCCGACTACGTCTACATCGTCAATCACGGCGAATCCGTCACGGAGGGCACGGTTCCGCAGCTGCTGAGCCAGTCCACCGCCGCCCAAACCCAGCGCGTCATGACCTTCGAGGCGGCGCCGGACCTGGATACGGCGTCGCTGCGCCGCGAGGGCCTGGCCTGTGACGAAACGCGGCCCGGCAGCTACCGCCTGGCCGGCTCGCTGGAACCGGCCGACCTTGCCCGCTTTGGCAACTGGTGTGCCGAACGCTCGGTCATGCCGACGTCGGTCCACCTGGCGTCCCAGTCACTCGAGGATGTGTTCCTGGCCGTGTCCCAAGGCGCGTCCGCAGCCCTGGAAACGGAGAACTCATGA
- a CDS encoding metal-sulfur cluster assembly factor produces MTDISESNAAPAGAQTDLEDVEEALRDVIDPELGVNVVDLGLLYGLRYGEDGALLLDMTLTTAACPLQDVIEEQVENSLGPIVDEWRINWVWMPPWGPERITDDGRDQMRALGFNI; encoded by the coding sequence ATGACTGACATCAGCGAATCAAACGCCGCCCCGGCGGGTGCGCAGACCGACCTCGAGGACGTTGAAGAAGCCCTCCGGGACGTCATCGACCCCGAACTCGGCGTCAACGTCGTCGACCTGGGCCTGCTGTACGGCCTGCGCTACGGCGAGGACGGCGCCCTGCTGCTGGACATGACGCTGACCACAGCGGCCTGCCCGCTGCAGGACGTCATCGAGGAACAGGTTGAGAACTCCCTCGGGCCCATCGTGGACGAGTGGCGGATCAACTGGGTGTGGATGCCGCCGTGGGGTCCCGAGCGGATCACCGACGACGGCCGCGACCAGATGCGGGCCCTCGGCTTCAACATCTAG
- a CDS encoding ABC transporter permease, with translation MSTLFHDAPAGRPASLTRRVLNQGRYEAGTMLRNGEQLVLMIVMPLLGLIALAVTPILDGLGHSRIDVATPGILALCALSTAFTGQGIATGFDRRYGVLRFLATTPLGKAGLIAGKVIAVLAALAIQVVIISTVAAFLGWRPPVAGVLLGIPLLILGAATFTALGLLIAGTVRPEATLAITNLGWILFAALGGIVLPASKFSDTMAGIVNWLPSGALGTLMRGALLESRIDVFAIVILLAWAVAGSVAAIKWFKWN, from the coding sequence ATGAGCACGCTCTTCCACGACGCCCCGGCCGGGCGGCCGGCGTCGCTCACCCGGCGCGTCCTGAACCAGGGCAGGTACGAGGCCGGCACCATGCTGCGCAACGGCGAGCAGCTGGTCTTGATGATCGTGATGCCGCTGTTGGGGCTGATCGCCCTTGCCGTCACTCCCATCCTCGACGGACTGGGGCACTCTAGGATCGACGTCGCCACCCCCGGCATCCTGGCGCTGTGCGCGCTCTCGACGGCCTTCACCGGCCAGGGCATCGCCACGGGCTTTGACCGCCGTTACGGTGTGCTGCGCTTCCTGGCCACGACGCCATTGGGCAAGGCCGGGCTGATTGCCGGCAAGGTCATCGCCGTGCTGGCCGCGCTGGCCATCCAGGTCGTGATCATCTCCACCGTTGCGGCGTTCCTTGGCTGGCGGCCCCCCGTGGCCGGCGTGCTCCTGGGCATCCCCCTGCTGATCCTCGGCGCTGCCACGTTCACCGCTCTTGGCCTGCTGATCGCCGGCACCGTGCGACCCGAGGCCACGCTGGCCATCACCAACCTGGGCTGGATCCTATTCGCCGCACTCGGCGGGATCGTGCTGCCGGCGTCGAAGTTCTCCGACACCATGGCCGGGATCGTGAACTGGCTGCCGTCCGGAGCCCTTGGCACCCTGATGCGCGGGGCCCTCCTGGAGAGCCGGATCGATGTTTTTGCAATTGTCATCCTGCTGGCCTGGGCAGTTGCCGGATCAGTGGCCGCAATCAAGTGGTTCAAATGGAACTGA